One Triticum dicoccoides isolate Atlit2015 ecotype Zavitan chromosome 4B, WEW_v2.0, whole genome shotgun sequence genomic window carries:
- the LOC119293753 gene encoding G-type lectin S-receptor-like serine/threonine-protein kinase At2g19130 codes for MASCKLGLLLLLQSLSSSAAAVASVSLSVGESITGNRTLVSEGGKFELGFFSPAGDSTYYVGIWYKQIPVQTVIWVMNRDRPVSDPSSSELTLAPDGNLVLLLNENQQKRPIWSSTSHARTSNGPVVAALLDSGNLVLRGRQPGNSSEVMWQSFEHPTDTLMPGGWVGLNKSTGAYQALVSWRSAVDPSTGLYVDRVDPSGSGQYTFSWNGTTVYHRVGAWSGQRSASVPEMGMSARYKYNSVNNDEEVSFSFEVVNPSTLSRMVMSPHGQLTMLDWSSESGQWLLHWATPTSPCDVYSVCGPFGLCDVASSQYCRCLPAFDAASPGDWSGGCARKTGLHCSNGTSTDGFLPVENVKVPSSYFSEAGSFGDCASACLRNCSCTAYAYSGGCMVWGGDLRNIQQVTYGEAGSSTLFLRVAAADLTATSNHGGASTNERDVILVASSVSFLTILCLFVFVCWRRRGANTVRHDGSLLVFSHGYLARCTDNFSQKLGMGSFGSVYKGTLRDGDHTAVAVKRLEGLAQGEKQFRAEVRTLGMIHHVNLVRLRGFCATRRERLLVYDYMPNGSLASAMAGPSFGLLDWGTRFGIMAGVARGLAYLHEQCQERIVHCDVKPENILLDAAFRPKVADFGMAKLIGRDFSHALTTARGTVGYLAPEWVLGLPITPKADVYSYGMTLLELVSGRRNRDAGGRGAGHFPLWAATKVSDGQFVALLDERLAGDADVGELGRACSVACWCIQQSEEMRPTMGQVVQVLEGSLTVGAAPVPRHLEVFCAEDSRTL; via the coding sequence ATGGCCTCTTGCAAACTCGGTCTCCTCCTCTTGCTCCAGAGTCTGAGCTCCTCTGCCGCCGCGGTAGCCTCCGTTTCGCTCTCCGTGGGAGAATCTATCACCGGGAACCGGACGCTGGTCTCGGAGGGAGGCAAGTTTGAGCTGGGCTTCTTCTCCCCGGCCGGCGACTCCACCTACTACGTCGGCATATGGTACAAGCAGATCCCGGTGCAGACAGTCATTTGGGTGATGAACAGGGACCGCCCTGTCTCCGACCCATCGTCCTCGGAGCTGACGCTAGCTCCGGACGGCAATCTCGTCCTCCTCCTAAACGAAAACCAGCAGAAGAGGCCAATCTGGTCGTCGACCAGTCACGCACGTACGAGCAACGGGCCCGTCGTGGCGGCGCTCCTCGACAGCGGGAACCTCGTTCTGCGGGGCCGGCAGCCGGGCAACTCGTCGGAGGTCATGTGGCAGAGCTTCGAGCACCCGACCGACACGCTCATGCCGGGCGGCTGGGTCGGGCTGAACAAGAGCACCGGCGCGTACCAGGCGCTCGTGTCCTGGAGGAGCGCCGTCGACCCATCCACGGGATTGTACGTGGACCGGGTCGACCCGTCCGGGTCCGGCCAGTACACCTTCTCGTGGAACGGCACGACCGTCTACCACCGCGTCGGCGCATGGAGCGGCCAGCGCTCCGCCTCCGTGCCGGAGATGGGCATGTCGGCAAGGTACAAGTACAACTCCGTCAACAACGACGAGGAGGTCAGTTTCTCCTTTGAGGTGGTCAACCCCTCTACCCTGTCAAGGATGGTGATGAGCCCGCACGGGCAGCTCACCATGTTGGACTGGTCCAGCGAGTCCGGGCAGTGGCTGCTCCACTGGGCGACTCCCACGTCGCCGTGCGACGTGTACTCCGTGTGCGGGCCCTTCGGCCTGTGCGACGTGGCCAGCTCGCAGTACTGCCGGTGTTTGCCGGCGTTCGACGCCGCGTCGCCGGGGGATTGGAGCGGCGGCTGCGCGAGGAAGACGGGCTTGCACTGCAGCAACGGCACGTCGACCGATGGGTTCCTTCCGGTGGAAAATGTCAAGGTGCCGAGCAGTTATTTCTCCGAGGCAGGTAGCTTCGGAGATTGCGCGTCGGCGTGCTTGAGAAACTGCTCTTGCACGGCGTATGCGTACAGCGGTGGTTGCATGGTGTGGGGTGGTGATCTCAGGAACATTCAGCAGGTCACCTACGGCGAAGCCGGCTCGTCCACTCTGTTCCTCCGAGTCGCCGCCGCCGATCTTACTGCCACCAGTAACCATGGCGGCGCGTCAACAAATGAACGCGACGTCATCCTAGTCGCGTCTTCGGTATCTTTTCTCACGATACTCTGCTTGTTCGTCTTCGTTTGCTGGAGGCGACGTGGCGCGAATACTGTGCGGCACGACGGCTCTCTTCTGGTGTTCAGCCACGGCTATCTAGCGCGGTGTACGGACAACTTCTCCCAGAAACTGGGGATGGGGAGCTTCGGCTCCGTGTACAAAGGGACGCTCCGTGACGGTGACCACACAGCGGTGGCCGTCAAGAGGCTCGAGGGATTGGCGCAAGGGGAGAAGCAGTTCCGCGCCGAGGTGAGGACCCTCGGCATGATCCACCACGTCAATCTCGTACGCCTTCGCGGGTTCTGCGCGACGAGGCGCGAGCGGCTGCTGGTCTACGACTACATGCCCAACGGCTCCTTGGCCTCCGCCATGGCCGGCCCGAGCTTCGGGCTGCTGGACTGGGGCACCAGGTTCGGCATCATGGCCGGCGTCGCCAGGGGCCTCGCCTACCTCCACGAGCAGTGCCAGGAGCGCATCGTGCACTGCGACGTGAAGCCGGAGAACATACTCCTGGACGCGGCCTTCCGCCCCAAGGTGGCCGACTTCGGCATGGCGAAGCTCATCGGGCGGGACTTCAGCCACGCGCTGACCACGGCGCGGGGCACGGTGGGGTACCTGGCGCCGGAGTGGGTCCTGGGCCTGCCCATCACGCCCAAGGCGGACGTGTACAGCTACGGCATGACGCTGCTGGAGCTCGTCTCCGGCCGGAGGAACCGGGACGCCGGCGGCCGCGGCGCGGGGCACTTCCCGCTCTGGGCGGCCACCAAGGTCAGCGACGGGCAGTTTGTCGCGCTCTTGGACGAGAGGCTGGCGGGGGACGCGGACGTGGGAGAGCTGGGCCGGGCGTGCAGCGTCGCGTGCTGGTGCATTCAGCAAAGCGAGGAGATGAGGCCGACGATGGGGCAGGTGGTGCAGGTTCTGGAGGGGTCGCTCACGGTGGGGGCTGCGCCTGTGCCCAGACACCTCGAGGTGTTCTGTGCGGAGGATTCGCGCACGCTCTGA